In Papaver somniferum cultivar HN1 chromosome 1, ASM357369v1, whole genome shotgun sequence, a genomic segment contains:
- the LOC113295794 gene encoding uncharacterized protein LOC113295794, which yields MVVKSHYKKNINECRESMKELNGRLMMLEERSSRCVCCHDGSLLQNASPNSGNVSNNHASASIVRENDSPLSRTNVVPQPVGVPEKNRACRLLSWYTEGEIVADAVIAETDPKKFIHGMPIGFGAYKVSVKASRVDDALLYRQTNELKCIHDAIGTYISWAKDLILLD from the exons ATGGTTGTCAAGTCCCATTATAAGAAGAACATTAACGAGTGTCGGGAAAGTATGAAGGAATTGAATGGGAGACTTATGATGTTAGAG GAAAGGAGCTCGAGATGTGTCTGCTGCCATGATGGATCACTGTTGCAAAATGCCAGTCCAAAT TCTGGAAATGTCAGTAACAACCATGCTAGCGCTAGCATTGTCCGTGAAAACGACAGTCCATTGAGCAGAACAAATGTGGTGCCACAACCAGTGGGAGTGCCAGAGAAGAATAGAGCTTGCAGGTTACTCAGTTGGTACACTGAGGGCGAGATTGTGGCCGATGCAGTTATTGCTGAAACAGATCCAAAGAAGTTCATCCATGGAATGCCAATAGGTTTTGGAGCTTACAAGGTATCTGTGAAAGCTTCTCGTGTGGATGATGCTCTTCTCTACAGGCAAACCAATGAGTTGAAGTGTATCCATGATGCTATAGGAACTTACATCTCATGGGCCAAGGATTTGATATTGCTTGACTAG